The following coding sequences are from one Arthrobacter sp. 24S4-2 window:
- the nagB gene encoding glucosamine-6-phosphate deaminase has translation MQIILCESAEHIGGRAADIIDARVRQGPAVLGLATGGSPKSTYQELIRRHREEQLSFSQVTAFTLDEYAGLPPEHEQSYYSTIRREFTDHVDLPLEQLVTPQGDAPDLIAEADRYDAAIAAAGGVDIQILGIGANGHIGFNEPTSSLVSRTRVKTLAGATRADNARFFPEGDVPRLCLTQGLGTIREAKLAVLVAVGENKAAAVQAMVEGPVSAHCPASVLQLHRRTVVILDPAAASRLSLLEYYRDAQEFNDQLGQTPTRPWLQQPLVQRG, from the coding sequence GTGCAGATTATTCTGTGTGAGTCCGCGGAACACATAGGGGGCCGGGCTGCCGACATCATCGACGCCCGGGTCCGGCAGGGCCCGGCGGTCCTGGGACTGGCCACAGGAGGTTCGCCGAAGTCCACGTACCAGGAACTCATCCGGCGGCACCGCGAAGAGCAGCTGAGCTTCAGCCAGGTCACGGCCTTCACCCTCGATGAATACGCCGGGCTGCCGCCGGAGCACGAACAAAGCTACTACTCCACCATCCGGCGGGAATTCACCGATCACGTGGATCTTCCGCTGGAGCAGCTCGTCACCCCGCAGGGGGATGCTCCGGACCTCATCGCCGAGGCCGACCGCTACGACGCAGCCATTGCCGCAGCCGGCGGCGTGGACATCCAGATCCTCGGCATCGGCGCCAACGGCCACATCGGCTTCAACGAGCCCACCTCGTCGCTGGTCTCCCGCACCAGGGTGAAGACCCTGGCCGGAGCCACCCGGGCGGACAACGCCCGGTTCTTTCCGGAGGGCGACGTTCCGCGGCTGTGCCTGACCCAGGGGCTGGGGACCATCCGGGAAGCCAAGCTGGCGGTGCTTGTGGCCGTGGGGGAGAACAAGGCCGCTGCTGTCCAGGCCATGGTGGAGGGGCCCGTCAGCGCACACTGCCCGGCTTCGGTGCTGCAGCTGCACCGCCGGACCGTGGTCATCCTGGACCCCGCGGCTGCGTCCCGCCTGAGCCTGCTGGAGTACTACCGGGACGCCCAGGAGTTCAACGACCAGCTCGGCCAGACGCCCACGCGGCCCTGGCTGCAGCAGCCGCTGGTTCAGCGCGGCTGA
- a CDS encoding N-acetylglucosamine-6-phosphate deacetylase has protein sequence MRADLTAPGHGDVQLGLRGRLVTGLAGQEVIGDGTVLVAGGTIAWCGPTAELPAGVDVETTRVPLILPGLVDVHCHGAVGHTFSADADGARRAAGYHAGQGTTSVLASLVSAPSQVLLEQIAVLRELVQDGTLAGLHLEGPFIAKNMCGAQDPAAIIDGDPALLQEWLEAGQGTVRSITLAPETPHFAELVSLCRKYGVVPSLGHTDATASRTRDALGRGGAGGESDGGPWSATHLFNRMPPLGHRAPGPIPVLLQAARQAPGQMVLELVADGVHLDPEIVRMVFGLVGPGSIALITDAMAAAGMSDGRYTLGSLDVLVQDRVARLVPGEGDAGPGAIAGATSLLLENVRRCVEWGVPLADAVTAASATPARLMGLDRPGSDKPGSDKVGVLAAGYRADVLVTTEELELVQAYRAGTPLTQERKTRADYSV, from the coding sequence ATGCGAGCTGACCTGACCGCGCCCGGGCACGGCGACGTCCAACTGGGGCTGCGGGGGCGCCTCGTCACCGGCCTGGCGGGCCAGGAAGTGATCGGCGACGGCACCGTTCTGGTGGCCGGCGGCACCATTGCCTGGTGCGGCCCGACGGCGGAGCTGCCCGCTGGCGTCGACGTCGAAACCACACGCGTTCCGCTCATCCTGCCCGGACTGGTGGACGTGCACTGCCACGGCGCTGTGGGGCACACCTTTTCCGCCGACGCGGACGGCGCCCGCCGGGCGGCGGGTTATCACGCCGGGCAGGGAACGACGTCGGTGCTCGCCTCGCTTGTCTCCGCACCTTCGCAGGTACTGCTGGAGCAGATCGCCGTGCTGCGGGAATTGGTGCAGGACGGAACACTGGCCGGCCTGCACCTGGAAGGACCCTTTATCGCCAAGAACATGTGCGGGGCGCAGGATCCCGCAGCCATCATCGACGGCGACCCGGCGCTCCTGCAGGAGTGGCTCGAGGCGGGGCAGGGCACGGTACGGTCCATCACGCTGGCGCCGGAGACCCCGCATTTTGCGGAACTCGTTTCCCTCTGCCGGAAGTACGGCGTAGTCCCGTCCCTCGGCCACACGGACGCCACAGCGTCGCGGACGCGGGATGCCCTGGGCCGTGGGGGCGCCGGGGGAGAGTCCGACGGCGGGCCCTGGTCCGCCACCCACCTGTTCAACCGGATGCCTCCGCTGGGCCACCGGGCGCCGGGACCCATCCCGGTCCTGCTGCAGGCTGCACGGCAGGCACCCGGACAGATGGTCCTGGAACTGGTAGCGGACGGCGTGCACCTGGACCCGGAGATCGTCCGCATGGTCTTTGGCCTGGTGGGCCCGGGCTCGATCGCGCTGATTACGGATGCGATGGCGGCGGCCGGAATGTCAGACGGCCGGTACACGCTCGGCAGCCTGGACGTGCTGGTGCAGGACCGCGTGGCCCGGCTGGTCCCCGGCGAGGGTGATGCCGGTCCCGGGGCGATCGCCGGCGCCACGAGCCTGCTGCTGGAAAATGTCCGCCGCTGCGTCGAATGGGGCGTGCCGCTGGCCGATGCCGTGACGGCGGCTTCGGCCACCCCGGCCCGGCTGATGGGCCTGGACCGGCCGGGCTCCGACAAGCCGGGCTCCGACAAAGTCGGCGTGTTGGCAGCGGGGTACCGCGCCGACGTGCTGGTCACCACCGAAGAACTTGAACTGGTGCAGGCCTACCGGGCCGGCACACCACTAACGCAGGAAAGGAAAACGCGTGCAGATTATTCTGTGTGA
- a CDS encoding PTS transporter subunit EIIC — MSTENPSASAGAGPLAAPAPGKAKGSGKALQNMQRFGRSLMLPIAALPAAALLLRLGQDDLLGRFEGLTTVAQVIGAAGGALFENLPLLFAVGISFGFAKKGDGSTALAAVVGFLVLTNVFKVMAPLVLGAAPEGGKDPVINYGVLAGIVMGLTTAWLWQKFHRTTLPDWLGFFAGRRLVPILTSFAAIVIGVVMALIYPFFNTGLTAVGNAVADNTVVGSGVYGTLNRLLIPLGLHHILNSIVWFIIGDYNGAHGDLNRFFAGDPSAGVFMTGFFPIMMFALPAAALAIWHEAKPSQRKIVGGVMLSTGLTAFLTGITEPLEFSFMFVAWPLYLVHAVLTGTSMMLVNFLGIHHGFGFSAGAIDYVLNFGIAQNPLWLIPIGLGYAAVYYVVFRFVIRRWNLRTMGREDETDENGSMAKADAS, encoded by the coding sequence ATGTCCACGGAAAACCCGTCCGCTTCCGCCGGGGCCGGCCCGCTGGCCGCGCCGGCCCCGGGAAAGGCCAAAGGCAGCGGAAAAGCGCTGCAGAACATGCAGCGCTTCGGCCGCAGCCTCATGCTCCCCATCGCCGCCCTTCCCGCCGCCGCGCTCCTCCTGCGCCTGGGCCAGGACGACCTGCTGGGCCGGTTCGAAGGCCTGACCACCGTTGCCCAGGTGATCGGCGCGGCCGGCGGAGCCCTGTTTGAGAACCTCCCGCTGCTCTTCGCCGTCGGCATTTCCTTCGGCTTCGCCAAGAAAGGCGACGGGTCCACGGCGCTGGCCGCCGTCGTCGGCTTCCTGGTCCTGACCAACGTTTTCAAAGTCATGGCACCCCTGGTGCTCGGCGCCGCCCCGGAGGGCGGCAAGGATCCCGTCATCAACTACGGCGTGCTGGCCGGCATCGTGATGGGCCTGACCACGGCCTGGCTGTGGCAGAAGTTCCACCGGACCACCCTTCCGGACTGGCTCGGATTCTTCGCGGGCCGCCGGCTGGTGCCCATCCTGACCTCGTTCGCCGCGATTGTGATCGGCGTGGTCATGGCGCTGATCTACCCCTTCTTCAACACCGGCCTGACTGCAGTGGGCAATGCCGTCGCGGACAACACGGTGGTGGGCAGCGGAGTCTACGGCACGCTCAACCGCCTGCTCATCCCGCTGGGCCTGCACCACATCCTGAACTCCATCGTCTGGTTCATCATCGGCGACTACAACGGCGCCCACGGTGACCTGAACCGTTTCTTCGCCGGTGACCCCTCGGCGGGTGTGTTCATGACCGGGTTCTTCCCGATCATGATGTTCGCCCTGCCTGCGGCCGCCCTGGCGATCTGGCACGAGGCCAAGCCCTCCCAGAGGAAGATCGTGGGCGGCGTCATGCTCTCCACCGGCCTCACCGCCTTCCTCACCGGCATCACCGAGCCGCTGGAATTCTCCTTCATGTTCGTCGCCTGGCCGCTCTACCTGGTCCACGCCGTCCTGACCGGAACCTCCATGATGCTGGTCAACTTCCTGGGCATCCACCACGGATTCGGTTTCTCCGCCGGAGCCATCGACTACGTGCTCAACTTCGGCATCGCCCAAAATCCGCTCTGGCTGATCCCCATCGGCCTGGGTTACGCCGCGGTGTACTACGTGGTGTTCCGCTTCGTGATCCGGCGCTGGAACCTCCGCACCATGGGCCGCGAAGATGAAACCGACGAGAACGGTTCGATGGCCAAAGCCGATGCGAGCTGA
- a CDS encoding glucose PTS transporter subunit EIIB: MSKAEIILAALGGAENVEEIEGCITRLRTEVVDAGKVDEAALKAAGAHGVMVAGSVVQVVVGPEAESLAEDIQDLM; the protein is encoded by the coding sequence ATGTCCAAAGCAGAAATCATCCTCGCCGCCCTGGGCGGCGCAGAGAACGTTGAAGAGATCGAAGGGTGCATCACCCGCCTGCGCACCGAAGTGGTGGACGCCGGAAAGGTTGACGAGGCAGCCCTCAAGGCCGCGGGCGCCCACGGCGTCATGGTGGCCGGCTCGGTGGTCCAGGTGGTTGTGGGCCCCGAAGCCGAGAGCCTGGCAGAAGACATCCAGGACCTGATGTGA
- a CDS encoding PTS glucose transporter subunit IIA codes for MSTPDVSTTDVSTAAPAEAISVASPLPGRLIALSEVPDPVFAKGLVGGGAAVVPDDDAGELTAVAPLDGRVVKVMPHAYIVQHASGSAVLVHVGIDTVGLKGEGFTVLAQKGDQVRTGDAMVRVDAALVRSKNLSLCSPVVLLDSKPDAIEPPVPGGRVEAGAHLFNLPGK; via the coding sequence GTGAGCACGCCCGACGTGAGCACTACTGATGTGAGCACGGCAGCACCCGCCGAGGCCATCAGCGTGGCCTCTCCCCTGCCAGGACGCCTCATTGCGCTCAGTGAAGTGCCGGACCCCGTGTTTGCCAAGGGGCTCGTGGGCGGAGGTGCCGCCGTCGTCCCTGATGACGACGCCGGCGAACTGACCGCCGTCGCCCCTCTGGACGGACGCGTCGTCAAGGTCATGCCGCACGCCTACATCGTCCAGCACGCCTCCGGGTCCGCAGTGCTGGTCCATGTGGGTATCGACACGGTGGGCCTGAAGGGCGAAGGCTTCACGGTTCTGGCACAAAAGGGCGATCAGGTCCGCACCGGCGACGCGATGGTCCGTGTTGACGCCGCCCTGGTGCGTTCGAAGAATCTCAGTCTGTGCAGCCCGGTAGTGCTGCTGGACAGCAAGCCTGACGCCATCGAACCGCCTGTCCCTGGCGGGCGCGTGGAAGCCGGGGCACATCTGTTCAACCTGCCTGGAAAATAG
- a CDS encoding GntR family transcriptional regulator, whose product MDTAGELKHVWVRRQLQDLVASTLRPGDALLGERQLEEQFGVSRITVRRAISDLVQDGALVRIKGKGTFVSHGLVRSTLHLASFNEDMRAAGFQPSTRVINAAAAEPHAAAAEHLGLPPGQEAFQVRRLRLANGAPVSVDESWLPPGLLPNLLSEDLTGSLYRVLAASGHPVQHVEQTVEAAAAPEETAALLEIEPGAPVLLFRRRSFTGQDDPGTPIEYSISTYRSDRYQVSMRLALG is encoded by the coding sequence ATGGATACGGCAGGGGAACTAAAACACGTCTGGGTGCGCCGGCAGCTCCAGGACCTTGTGGCCAGCACGCTGCGGCCCGGGGACGCGCTGCTGGGCGAACGCCAGTTGGAGGAGCAGTTCGGGGTCTCGCGCATTACGGTGCGCCGGGCCATCTCGGATCTCGTCCAGGACGGAGCGCTGGTCCGGATCAAAGGCAAGGGGACCTTTGTCTCGCACGGACTGGTGCGTTCAACCCTGCACCTGGCGTCCTTTAATGAGGACATGCGGGCAGCCGGTTTCCAGCCCAGCACCCGCGTCATCAACGCTGCCGCAGCGGAGCCGCATGCCGCGGCGGCCGAGCACCTGGGACTGCCTCCGGGACAGGAGGCGTTCCAAGTGCGCAGGCTGCGCCTTGCCAATGGAGCGCCCGTCAGCGTGGACGAATCATGGCTGCCGCCCGGGCTTCTGCCGAACCTGCTCTCGGAGGATCTGACCGGGTCCCTCTACCGTGTCCTCGCTGCCTCGGGTCATCCGGTGCAGCACGTGGAACAGACGGTCGAGGCCGCTGCCGCACCGGAAGAGACCGCCGCCCTGCTGGAGATCGAGCCCGGCGCCCCCGTGCTCCTTTTCAGGCGCCGCTCGTTCACCGGCCAGGATGACCCCGGCACACCCATCGAATACTCCATTTCGACCTACCGTTCCGACCGGTACCAGGTGTCGATGCGGCTGGCACTGGGCTGA
- a CDS encoding prephenate dehydratase has product MTQKIAYQGEPGANSNIACKQMFPELESVPCASFEDVFELVSGGEADLAMIPIENSIAGRVADIHVLLPQSHLQIVGEFFLPIHFDLLGIPGSTIEGATEVHSHIHALGQCRRLIREAGLRPVIAGDTAGSAREVREWNDPAKLSLAPPLAAQIYGLEVLASRVEDDPSNTTRFVVLAREAELPTRAELPGPAVTSFVFRVRNVPSALYKALGGFATNGVNMTRLESYMVGDEFAATMFMADVEGHPADLPLKLALEELAFFTTEVRILGVYAAAEYRTAQTVSG; this is encoded by the coding sequence GTGACCCAGAAAATTGCGTACCAGGGTGAGCCCGGCGCCAACTCCAATATCGCGTGCAAGCAGATGTTCCCCGAGCTGGAAAGCGTGCCCTGCGCCAGCTTCGAGGACGTCTTTGAACTGGTGTCCGGCGGTGAGGCTGACCTGGCCATGATTCCGATCGAGAACTCCATTGCCGGCCGGGTGGCGGACATCCACGTCCTCCTTCCGCAGTCCCACCTGCAGATCGTCGGCGAGTTCTTCCTGCCCATCCACTTCGACCTGCTCGGCATCCCCGGCAGCACCATCGAGGGTGCCACCGAGGTCCACAGCCACATTCACGCGCTGGGCCAGTGCCGGCGCCTGATCCGTGAAGCAGGGCTGCGCCCCGTGATAGCCGGAGACACGGCCGGGTCTGCCCGCGAGGTGCGGGAATGGAACGATCCCGCCAAGCTCTCCCTGGCTCCCCCGCTCGCTGCCCAGATCTACGGCCTGGAAGTGCTGGCCTCCCGGGTCGAGGACGATCCGTCCAACACCACCCGCTTCGTGGTTCTGGCGCGCGAAGCGGAACTGCCGACCCGGGCTGAATTGCCCGGGCCGGCAGTGACCAGTTTCGTGTTCCGCGTCCGGAACGTCCCGTCCGCGCTCTACAAGGCCCTTGGCGGCTTTGCCACCAACGGCGTAAACATGACCCGGCTGGAGAGCTACATGGTGGGCGACGAGTTTGCTGCCACCATGTTTATGGCCGACGTCGAGGGCCACCCCGCGGACCTGCCGCTGAAGCTCGCCTTGGAGGAGCTGGCTTTCTTCACCACCGAGGTTCGCATTCTGGGTGTGTATGCTGCCGCAGAATACCGGACGGCTCAGACTGTCAGCGGCTGA
- a CDS encoding FAD-binding monooxygenase — MQFHHHGYVSSDPRVQPAAGVGINRPTQLPDEVDVLIVGTGPAGMLTAAQLSQFPGVTTRIVERRAGRLAIGQADGIQARSVETFQAFGFAERIIAEAYRITEMAFWKPDPADHSRIIRAARAVDDEMGISEFPHLIVNQARVLDYFGEFMANSPTRMAPDYGYEFRSLEVTGQGEYPVTVTLLHTAGPDEGRERIVRAKYVVGADGARSKVRDSIGCTLAGDQANHAWGVMDVLAVTDFPDIRTKCAIQSGTGGSILLIPREGGHLFRMYVDLGEVDPNDKGAVRGTTIEQIIAKANDILHPYTLDVRNVAWHSVYEVGHRLTDRFDDVLPDELGTRTPRVFITGDACHTHSAKAGQGMNVSMQDGFNIGWKLGHVLEGRSPESLLSTYSAERQVIAKNLIDFDKEWSTLMAKKPEDFDSPSELEDFYVSTAEFPAGFMTQYAPSMLIGEPAHQDLATGFTIGKRFKSAPVQRVCDTNPLQLGHQATADGRWRIYVFADPAAPGTGKNGTSPTTDLAAWLANAPDSPLAATPEGADGDAWFDVKVIYQQDHTGIDIGTVPAVFKPEVGPFKLTYLENVYGTDPAADIFELRGIDRGGAVVVVRPDQYVANVLPLTATAELAAFFAPLLNRRHRAGQPLTV, encoded by the coding sequence GTGCAGTTCCACCACCACGGTTACGTATCAAGTGACCCGCGAGTCCAGCCGGCCGCCGGCGTCGGCATCAACCGGCCCACACAGCTTCCCGACGAAGTGGATGTGCTCATTGTGGGCACCGGGCCTGCGGGCATGCTCACGGCCGCGCAGCTGTCCCAGTTCCCGGGCGTCACCACCCGCATTGTGGAGCGCCGGGCCGGCAGGCTTGCCATCGGCCAGGCCGACGGCATCCAGGCCAGGAGTGTCGAAACCTTCCAGGCCTTCGGCTTCGCCGAGCGGATCATCGCCGAGGCGTACCGGATCACCGAGATGGCGTTCTGGAAGCCGGACCCCGCGGACCACTCGCGCATCATCCGGGCCGCCCGCGCCGTCGACGACGAGATGGGAATTAGCGAATTCCCGCACCTGATCGTCAACCAGGCCCGCGTGCTGGATTACTTTGGTGAGTTCATGGCGAACTCACCCACCCGCATGGCGCCCGACTACGGCTATGAATTCCGAAGCCTCGAAGTCACTGGCCAAGGCGAGTACCCCGTCACCGTGACGCTCCTCCACACGGCCGGCCCCGACGAAGGCCGGGAACGCATTGTCCGGGCCAAGTACGTCGTCGGTGCGGACGGCGCCCGGAGCAAGGTGCGGGACTCGATCGGCTGCACCCTTGCCGGCGACCAGGCCAACCACGCCTGGGGCGTCATGGACGTCCTCGCCGTCACGGACTTCCCCGACATCCGCACCAAGTGCGCCATCCAGTCCGGCACAGGCGGCAGCATCCTGCTGATCCCGCGCGAAGGCGGGCACCTCTTCCGCATGTACGTCGACCTCGGCGAAGTGGACCCCAATGACAAGGGTGCCGTTCGCGGCACCACCATCGAGCAGATCATCGCCAAGGCGAACGACATCCTCCACCCCTACACGCTCGACGTGCGCAACGTCGCCTGGCACAGCGTGTATGAAGTTGGCCACCGCCTCACCGACCGGTTCGACGACGTCCTGCCGGACGAACTGGGCACCCGCACGCCGCGCGTGTTCATCACCGGCGACGCCTGCCACACGCACAGCGCCAAGGCCGGCCAGGGCATGAACGTCTCCATGCAGGACGGCTTCAATATCGGCTGGAAGCTCGGCCACGTGCTCGAGGGCCGCAGCCCGGAGAGCCTTTTGTCCACCTACTCGGCCGAGCGCCAGGTCATCGCGAAGAACCTCATCGACTTCGACAAGGAGTGGTCCACGCTCATGGCGAAGAAGCCCGAGGATTTCGACAGCCCCTCCGAGCTAGAGGACTTCTACGTCAGCACCGCCGAATTCCCGGCAGGCTTTATGACCCAGTACGCCCCCTCCATGCTCATCGGAGAGCCGGCGCATCAGGACCTGGCCACCGGGTTCACCATCGGCAAGCGTTTCAAGTCAGCGCCCGTGCAGCGCGTCTGCGACACCAACCCGCTCCAGCTCGGCCACCAGGCCACGGCGGACGGCCGCTGGCGGATCTACGTCTTCGCGGACCCGGCAGCGCCCGGCACGGGAAAGAACGGCACGTCGCCGACCACGGACCTGGCCGCGTGGCTGGCCAACGCACCGGACTCGCCCCTCGCCGCCACACCCGAAGGGGCCGACGGCGATGCGTGGTTCGACGTGAAGGTCATCTACCAGCAGGACCACACGGGCATCGACATCGGCACGGTCCCGGCGGTGTTCAAGCCGGAAGTCGGCCCGTTCAAGCTCACCTACCTTGAGAACGTCTACGGCACCGACCCCGCTGCGGACATCTTCGAACTGCGTGGCATTGACCGCGGCGGCGCCGTCGTGGTGGTGCGCCCCGACCAGTACGTGGCGAACGTGCTGCCACTGACGGCGACGGCGGAGCTCGCCGCGTTCTTCGCACCCCTCCTGAATCGGCGTCACAGGGCTGGTCAGCCGCTGACAGTCTGA
- a CDS encoding fumarylacetoacetate hydrolase family protein, with protein sequence MEQVTDHLLAAARKVIAVHINYPSRAAQRGRTPEQPSYFLKPSSSLALSGSTVERPAGCELLGYEGEIALIIGKPARRVGVEDAWSHVEWVTASNDLGVYDLRYADKGSNLRSKGGDGFTPVGPGLIAADAVDPAGLRIRTWHNGDLVQDDTTGDLLFPFARLVADLSQLLTLEEGDIILTGTPAGASVAKPGDVVEVEVSAVEVSTESTTAGRAASGPSTGRLVTRVEEGTTAFADFGARPRTDDIQREEAYGSREAAGLAAVEAAAVGHVLTPELKAKLESVCTATLSSQLRKRGLNNVSIDGLSSTRPDKRIVGLARTLRYVPNREDLFKTHGGGFNAQKKAIDSVNEGEILVMEARGEKGTGTIGDILALRAQVRGAAAIITDGGVRDFSAVAAMDMPTYYSNPHPAVLGRRHIPWDTDITIACGGTTVQPGDIIVADADGILVIPPTLAEELADDSIAQEREEVFIADMVQQGHSVDGLYPLNTEWRAKYEEWEAGTK encoded by the coding sequence TTGGAACAGGTCACCGACCACCTCCTGGCCGCGGCCCGCAAGGTCATCGCGGTGCATATCAACTACCCCAGCCGGGCGGCCCAGCGCGGCCGCACCCCGGAGCAGCCCTCGTACTTCCTGAAGCCATCGTCCTCCCTGGCACTCAGCGGCTCAACGGTGGAGCGCCCGGCCGGCTGCGAACTCCTCGGCTACGAGGGCGAGATCGCCCTGATCATCGGCAAGCCCGCCCGCCGCGTCGGCGTCGAGGATGCCTGGAGCCACGTCGAATGGGTTACGGCCAGCAACGACCTCGGCGTCTACGACCTCCGCTACGCGGACAAGGGCTCCAACCTCCGGTCCAAGGGCGGCGACGGCTTCACCCCGGTGGGCCCGGGCCTGATTGCCGCGGACGCCGTCGACCCTGCCGGGCTGCGGATCCGCACCTGGCACAACGGTGACCTGGTACAGGACGACACCACCGGGGACCTGCTCTTTCCGTTCGCCCGGCTCGTCGCCGACCTGTCCCAGCTGCTCACTCTCGAAGAGGGCGACATCATCCTGACCGGCACCCCTGCCGGCGCCTCAGTGGCCAAACCGGGAGATGTCGTCGAGGTTGAAGTCAGCGCCGTTGAGGTCAGTACTGAAAGCACGACGGCGGGCCGCGCCGCTTCCGGGCCCTCCACCGGCCGTCTGGTCACCCGGGTGGAGGAAGGCACGACGGCGTTCGCGGACTTCGGCGCCCGGCCCAGGACCGATGACATCCAGCGCGAGGAGGCCTACGGTTCCCGCGAAGCCGCCGGGCTTGCCGCGGTGGAAGCCGCCGCCGTCGGGCATGTCCTCACCCCGGAGCTGAAAGCGAAGCTCGAAAGCGTCTGCACGGCAACCCTGTCCTCCCAGCTGCGAAAGCGCGGCCTGAACAACGTCAGCATCGACGGCCTGTCCTCCACCCGCCCGGACAAGCGGATCGTGGGCCTGGCCCGGACCCTGCGCTACGTGCCCAACCGCGAGGACCTCTTCAAGACCCACGGCGGCGGGTTCAACGCCCAGAAGAAGGCGATCGATTCCGTCAACGAGGGCGAGATCCTGGTGATGGAGGCCCGCGGCGAAAAGGGCACCGGCACCATCGGCGACATCCTGGCCCTCCGCGCCCAGGTCCGCGGCGCCGCCGCCATCATCACCGACGGCGGCGTCCGGGACTTCTCCGCCGTGGCCGCCATGGACATGCCCACGTACTATTCCAACCCGCACCCAGCAGTCCTGGGGCGCCGGCACATCCCCTGGGACACGGACATCACCATCGCCTGTGGAGGCACCACCGTGCAGCCCGGGGACATCATCGTGGCCGACGCGGACGGCATCCTGGTGATCCCGCCGACCCTCGCCGAAGAGCTCGCGGATGATTCCATCGCCCAGGAACGCGAGGAAGTCTTCATCGCCGACATGGTCCAGCAGGGCCACAGCGTGGACGGCCTCTACCCGCTGAACACCGAATGGCGCGCCAAGTATGAGGAATGGGAAGCAGGCACCAAATGA
- a CDS encoding GntR family transcriptional regulator has product MTETATAAGTAAGTGATGNGAAGSKSEQAYAAVKSRIVDGTYSPGYRLVLAKIAEDLGVSVVPVREAIRRLEAEGLVKFERNVGATVSGIDPTEYLYTMQTLSIVEGAATALSAPLIGAADIARARAVNAEMRECLQHFDPVRFTRLNQDFHSVLFEHCPNPHILDLVHRGWNRLASLRSSTFRFVPGRAHDSVDEHEVLLRLIETGAGADTIEKAARLHRSATLDAYLAQATTEQQTAQQ; this is encoded by the coding sequence ATGACTGAGACAGCCACAGCTGCAGGCACCGCGGCCGGAACCGGCGCCACCGGAAACGGGGCTGCCGGCAGCAAGTCCGAGCAGGCCTACGCCGCCGTCAAGTCCCGGATCGTGGACGGGACCTACTCCCCCGGCTACCGGCTGGTGCTCGCGAAGATCGCCGAGGACCTGGGCGTCAGCGTGGTGCCGGTCCGCGAAGCCATCCGCCGGCTCGAAGCCGAAGGGCTGGTGAAGTTCGAGCGCAACGTCGGCGCCACCGTGTCCGGGATCGACCCCACCGAGTATCTCTACACGATGCAGACCCTGAGCATCGTCGAAGGCGCCGCCACCGCCCTGTCCGCTCCCCTGATCGGGGCGGCAGACATCGCCCGGGCCCGGGCCGTGAACGCGGAAATGCGGGAATGCCTGCAGCACTTCGACCCCGTCCGCTTCACCCGGCTGAACCAGGACTTCCACAGCGTCCTGTTCGAGCACTGCCCCAACCCGCACATCCTGGACCTCGTCCACCGGGGCTGGAACCGGCTCGCGTCGCTGCGGTCCTCCACGTTCCGCTTCGTCCCGGGCCGCGCCCACGACTCCGTGGACGAACACGAGGTCCTGCTCCGGCTCATTGAAACCGGCGCCGGGGCCGACACCATCGAGAAGGCAGCCCGCCTCCACCGCTCCGCCACCCTGGACGCCTACCTGGCCCAGGCGACAACCGAACAACAGACCGCACAGCAGTAA